The genomic DNA TGATGAACAAACTGTTGCCACCTACCAGCTCTCTCTCACGGCTTCGATGTCGCTCACGAGATTCTGTGCTAAACAGATGCCGAAAATctaaaacaagaaacaaatattttacattaggTTAATTAAAGGTTTACAGAGGTCAGATAATAAACTAAGCCGTTGCTCCTTACCTGTAGTAATGCAATCCCAATAAAGATGCCTGCCACCACTGTCAGGTTGTCCTGAAGCCACTTCTCAAACTGAGGGACACACCCTTTGATATAGATGAACGTCCGCTGTTCAGAGTCCTGACAGAACATATAAAAAGCATGACAAGTCAGTATGATACAGACGAAAGATGAAATGCTTTGGCTTTTACTTCTTTTCTCAGAGTTACTGTCGGGATTTACTTTGGTTTGCAGCACATGACAGCATAGTTATATTTAATGGTAGCAGATGATTCTCCTTTTCATCTTGTGGTCCCTTCACAATAAAATCCCTCTGAACTAAAGTTACCCCGTTGttaacacacacaatcagcccactgtttttctgctctgaatCTTGTTAAAACTACCTCACTCTGGCCTTTTCCTCACAATTTaaggcaagaaaacaaacacagccttTTCCTTACATTTTGCTACCATGAAGTAAGGCCAAAGCCAATCATGGGGGAGGGGTTTCAATTCCCAGTGCATTGCTGTAGCATGAGTAATACCACACAGCCCAAAGCGCTGATGGGGAGCCAGCTGCTGTATTATGAAGACTGAGGAGCAGGGGAACATACTGAAGGAGGAATATTGTGCCCAGGGTGGAGCACCTAATGACCTCATGCAGCCGAATAAGTCTGCCAGAGGCAAAATAAGCAAGAGCAATTTCTACTCTTCATTCTGTTTTATAGCACAAGCTCAATCTCTGTTATAAATGTAAGTTTCTGAAACCCACTCACCGTTTTTGCTCGGATGTCGTAGCCACACTGAGTGTTGATGACGTCCTCCTGTGAAGAGAGGATGGATTGACTCACTTTTGTCACATACTGTACCATTATATCCCCAGGAACACTGCTGTGTATTAACACTGTGTGTCTGGTCTCTAGATGTGTACTGGACAGTGAACTAAACCTGCATAAATCTGCACAGACCGCAACTGCAGACTTGAAACTTAGGACTTGGATTTGAGTCAGACCAAGGTCACAAAAATTGGGTGTGGCGAGACCTTActcatgttttgatgttttggtAAAATCCTGAAACCACAGGAGACAGGCAAGTCTTGTATGGCCACGCAGGTTGAACATTTAAATACTAAGCCTGTTTGCATGTAAAACACCATTAACACAACTGTGAGAGGAAAATGTTCCCATGAAAAGTCCAAAactaatattaaaataattttaacaaGTAATATCTTGTCAAAGCTCCACTCTTCAAAAACACATCCATGCAGTATTTATTCCTTTTTGAGCAACGTTTCCTAAGAACTACATTACTCAGAAACTTGGAAAATACGGAGAGAAGGACaaacacattgtttgttttggccTTTTATGCTATTTgatgacagtaagaaaaatacagaagaatTCCAGCCTCATTTGAGTGTGACTGACATGCAATTCATTTACAAAAAACTGTGACTTAGCATGGACTTCCCCCAGAAGACTTAAAAATATCTCTGCATGGGATTCTGGGTGTTTTGTTTGGGGATTACAAGACAGAAAAGTCTGATGTTTTCAAATGCAGAAAATCCACCCTTCTGTGCAAGTGATACCTCTGGAGCACAGAGTGTTATTCAACTACTATTTTATATTCGTGCTTGTTATGAAGTGTTGCTCTCACAGAGGATGACCTTGGCGGAGCAGCGTGTCCTTGGATCAGCCAATAAAAAAAGACTCTTGTGCAACTTTGATTACAGTGAAGCAAGACTGCTAAAACAGAGCACTGTCACTGCCGTGCACCAGCAGCAGAATTTACAGTACttttctgccaaaaaaaaaaaaagaaaactcctcCCAGCCACTTTCAGACTTTGCTGTGCTGGCAGAGTCTGAGAAGACTAAACACGGAGGCCTGGATGTCCTGTTGGAAGCCAGCCATGATAGTTGACAGTGTCAGCCAGCCTTCTGGCGGACACAGATAACCAAGCTATCTATCACAGGGTGGACCTTCATAATTTCCCCTCCAACTACCAGCACCATAAAGATTTCAACATGTTTCTCAGTTTGCCCTCCAAGGCTAAGCCACAAAAACTCCAAGTTACACCCATAGGCTTGTTGTGTTTTGCCATAAATGGGATCAAATTGACTGTGAATTTGAAAAAGTGAAGTGCGGTGAGTTTTTTGAGAAGACATACCGCTGGATCTTTGGTGCAGCAGGAAAAGGGTACTCCACACTTCTCACGACTCGGGTTTGAATCAGTGCAGTTAAAGTAGATGTTCAAATTCCAGTCGTCAGCTCCAAAAGCTCCACAACACTCCCACTACAAggtcaaacagacacacaaaaaaaaactcagatatATGTCAACGGAGATGACCGACCATGATTAACCCGAGGTAAAAACAATACTGCAGTGAAATCAGTACTGTAGATAAAGAAACATCAAGCTCACATATTCCTGGGTGAAGTCAATCAGGTTCTGCAGGTCAATGTCGTCTCTGTAGGCCCGAATGTTGTTGTTAATGAAAAAGTTGAGCTGGTCTTTAATCCAATCTTTGAAGACGAAGGCCAGAACTCCTGCAGTCAGCTCCAGGAAGAAAATGATACCCAGAAACACGGAGAACTGGAACACATAAACATTCACAGTTCCCTGAATTAAAGAAGTATTATTATGAGACCAAGTAAGACTGAAAAGGCTTTCTTATTTCTTCACAATATGTTTGATAAGGGAACGTACAAATTTGAGCAAAAAAGAGTTCTCTCGCAGCGCTCCGATGCAACCGGCGAATCCGAGGATGAACATCACACCCCCCACCACCAGGAAGAGCCAGACTGGGTCAAAACCCCCCAGGTCTGTGATGGACGAGATGTTGGAGAGAACACCCtggtgaaacagagagaggggtcAGGTGCTTACATTTGAAGTCTGATAAGTAAATCTAATCAATCTTATGTAACTCTATCTAACTATTAGgcgattaattgattaatttggggaaatatgcttattcacaTTCTTGCCAAGAGTCGGATGAGAAGAATGATACCACTCTTGTAAAATTTATTAGCTGGATTATTTTTTGATGGGAGCAGTGATTTACTTGAAACTCTGCTGGCTGTCTGGCATGGAAGCCAAGAGACAGACGGCACGTTAACTCCCATAAAAGAAATAgatgtttttacacttctgcttgtgtaaacattaaaacaaatgaggCATAACGTGCTAATTGATTATCTTAAGACATGCTGGTAGGAAGATTCTGTGACTttcggacagagccaggctaactgcctcctcctcctacgTTCACAGtatttgtgctaagctaagctaaatggcTGCTTGTTCTTGCTTCATGTTTGCAAGAAAGAATATTAGCATATGTCCAAAAATGCTGAACTAATACTTTAATTTAGTCGTTTATTTTGAATATACCAAATATAATCTGGTTCCAGCTTTGCACAGGTGATGATGTGCACTTAGCCAACTACAGTGAATTGAATCTTGTTGGATTTTGggctgttggtcagacaaaacaagacatttgaagatgtcacattTGGCTTTAGGAAACTGTAATGGTCATTTGCTGCTATTTGCTctgatattttattgaattaatcTCTAATGGTTCTTTATTGAAAGTCAAGACACTTGAAAAGTCACAAGAGACTGTCTGTCCCCTTTTTACACCCCAGAGCCGAGAGTGAACAATGAATGAATCTGTGAAATGCATCAGATTCTTTCTTCTGTCCATTGTTCAGAGGGGCGTCCCACCGGAAAGCATGACATTCCTTTCTGATACAGTAAAGCCTCTGCCTCCATTTCAGGCAGACAGATGGGTGTAAACGACAGGGgatgaatgaaaatgatctgCTTAGTTCACGGATTATTTGCAGGTTCATTAGTGAAAAGATTCACATAAAGAATGGATTCAATTTACTGTTACTTAAAGAGATATACACTAAACTCACTTTTTCGCTCCATGCCCACAGCCCGATGCCAAGGAACGCCACCCCGAGGAACTAAAGGACGGACgaagaagaaagagacaagACAGCAGGATTATTTTGCTGTGATTGCAGCGTGTAGTCATCACATAGAGGCACGGACAGAAACCACACGGAGATTTTCCTGGCAGGGCTCCATTACTAAACATTTCTCATCTCAGTCTGCAGTATCAGCAGGAGACTCCCACAGCATCTTTTAACAGCCTGAACACATTATGACTGAACAAGTTTCAACCTACTGTGTAAAAGTTCAAAACCACATTTCATGATTAGAAAGGTCAAGAATGAAGGAACTGGTGCCATTTTGCAACTGGCTGatattattttgatataaagcacaaacattagACGCAATTGTAAATACAATACTtgcttcagtttcatttcataagatgaatattttttaatagttttcattttttgactAAAAGCAGCAACTTTTAGGCATCATTTGGGACATTTGTCTCtactttttaaatttcatatgCTGAATGACTTGtaaattaataaacaaaaacttaaaaactttaattttattGTGGGTTTGCGCCTCTTGGGTTGATAGTAAAATCTACCACTGTAGCGCTGACATGGTGTCAGGTCATGGTAGGACTGGTATTGACGATGAACTGTGATATCTAAAAATGATGTCAATGATGACAAATCGATGTCATgttaataacacacacatttttgcgATAATATCATTATCGTGAATTCTTTTGGCCACGGTAGCTGTGTGGTGAAAATCTGATGTCTTGACAGGCCAGTTACTTTGATTCAGTGGGACACTCAGTGTGTTTATAGACCAAATATTGACAATTAATggataaaaaacaaagtcaaagcTCTTTCCTATCACCAATATTTGTGCATTGTGCATATACGTAAATCCCAGTAATCCCAGGGGGTACTGCAGCCCAACGTGAATATCAGTGTGTATTGACAACTATCCATAACGACTGAACAAACTCTGTCTGCTGCGAAGGACCATGAGATGTGTTTAAAAGCTCTAGAATTAACTAGTAGGCGGACATTGTGTTAATAATGCTGTCAAAATTACAGTGTGTGACTTTATGAGACTTTATAACTTCATAACAAGAATAAAAACCCACTAAACCCACTTGGCAAGACCACTAATACGCCGTTAACACATAGCTGCTGTCAACTCAAGACCTTTTGTCAGACCCATTTGCAGACTGGATCCTGGTTATGGATTACTTCCACTAAACAGATATAAAAGCACTTTGCAGATTAACTTTTCAAGCGATTATCTGTGAAACATttgcagaggaaggaggaacaGATGTTTCTGACACGGCCAGCTTCCTCTGATGATATATGTATGGTGAAGGGATCAGAGAGGTCTGACAGGtggtcttcctcttcatcaccatgaGGTCCATGAAGGGCCACAAACATATCAGCTCAAAAAGGTTCAAAACGTTCAACGTTCAAAAAGGGTGCAGACGATATATGATGATATATATCAGTATATATCAGTATCCAACATAAATATTGTCaatgggcctttttcacagaagtAATTTTGACATGTCAGAGTCAGAAAACCAGTGTAAaccaaaaaaactaaatcaaatgaattaatcaaaatcaatgatggctgaattccatttaactgcttcagtttcagggtcctgctTCAGttcatgctggctcactgtgtgttttggcttactgggacactttaGTAATTACTAATAACATAATCAATATTCATTACAATGACAATCCTGCTTGTTGCGGACAATTTTTATATGGTTTTTCCACGTGTTAAGTATTAGGTATTTAATTCCCTGGATAAGCCAAAAACAGAGAGTCCCAACTAGTTATTTTATCCATTAATTATTTCCTTTCCttattttcaataaagtttTTCACAATACATGGtggattaattaattaattaattgagtAACAGAAAATTAGCTGGGAAAAGTTTTTTAGAATGGATCATTGCAAAGCAAGATTTTCTGGGTCAAGACTCTCAAACAtgtggatttgctgcttttgttttagttATATAATCACAAATTGAGTACATTTGGGTTTGTAcactgttggtcggacaaaacaagcaacGTGAAGACATCATTTTGGATTATGATGAGTATTTTTTTACTGATCGCTtatattttatagactaaatgtAACTGATATGTGATAATATGACTAAATCAGCCCACAAAACAATTCTTTTTGATTACAAATTAGtctattattatttgtttggaTTAAGAGACCAATGTTTGGTAggtaaaacatcagaaaacgGTGAACATGTTCATCACAAAATCCCCAAACCCcaaattattgtatttattaagATCCAAAACctggaaaagcagcaaattgtcACATTTGGACACCTGGAACCAATGAATGTGATTTTCTGTCAATCGATTTAATAATTAGGCAGTTTATCATTTCAGCTATAATCCTAATCATCCATCCCTCCTTTCAGATGAAGCAAACTTTAATACTAAGTATAAATTAATGACATAATAACAGGCATGTACAGTTAAAGACAAAGTGGAGGCCCAAAGTGAACTCCTTGATGGGGTCACTGGTGGGTCCAAAGCACAAGAGgaggtgtttgttttctctgtaattCCCCTCATGCAGGATGATCAGGGATGAAGATGAATACTCTGATTAAACTTTGCAGTGAAAACATGACAGTAAAATGTCCTCAGACACCTTGATgtgaaacaaaagaagaagCCCTTCatcagagctctctctctctctctctctctctctctccctctctctcacactgatGCTgccacacaacaacaaaagcctGCTGGTGGGTGAAAGTGGGAGCAAGTGCACAGGCAGCAGGGAGCCTATAGCGGGGATGAAGTCATCCGTGTCTCCCATGAAACCCGACGTGGGGAAAAAGGAAACAGCTCACAGGATTACAAGCCAAGGCTGTTGTCGATGGAGAATAAAAGCATGTCATGTCAGTGTATTAAGCAGATGATAGCAGGCCTGGAGTCCTGAACAGCCATCAGGGGACTTACCCAGAAAATGATGTTGAAACCGAAAATGAAATACTTGATGCAGCAGCTCACTTCATGAGCCTTGAAATGCTTTCCTGACATCATTTGGATGGATTTTCTTCTTAAACGCCGCccgtggtggaaaaaaaaaaatcacatctatGGTCCTCTTGTGTTTGACAGCCTGGTTGTGGAAAcacctttttgtatttttttttttttttttgttccaatGCTCGACAACCGCGCCGTCAGTTGTTTCAGCGTCTTGTTATAAACATCGTCCTGTTTCCGCAGAGAAAAGGCGCAGAAGACGCCGCAGAGGAGCGTTTAGTCTGTCACTGTCCGCAAAGATGTTCCGCTTCACTCCACACGGAAGAAGAGAAGGTTTAACCAGTCACATAAATCCACAGAAGTCAACCAGATTACAGCCGATGGTCTTCTATCTGACCCATAATCTAGACATGGCTGTTAGTTGATTGACACGTGTGGGGACCAATGGGGGTCTCCGGTGGTCGAGGGAGGCAGGACTTCCTGTAGCAGAGGGCGTCACAGCCACCACGTGACCACGAAATACAGCGTGCCATGATATTTAATCACTGAGAGTATTATCTATTCATCCCTGAGTAGTTCATTTGGTTTATGATAGATATGTAAGATAATGATATGATATTAAACCCCTTTACACCCACTGGTCTATGGAGACCCGAAGAGCTCAGCAAATGGACATTGTGGAATAAATAGTTCAGTGTAGACAACAAATACAaccaaaaaagtgaaataataatttcagaAACCTCAGAAAGTCAGCTCATTGGtataatttgttatttcatcCTGCATCTTTGTGTCATCTCTGCgtcattttagttttaatttgattccagcaggttttctgtctgtttttaaatttcacagTGATGCTTTTTCCTCAGTATCATTTCTTATTGCCATATTCCATCACAAGGTCTTTATCTGTCAATCAAGACTGACATGTTGAAAAAGGGGCgtcttgaaataaaaacagttggtatgaaataaaaaagcaaaaactaaatatttcatgATAATGAGCTGAGCTTTCCAATTTATTGGGCTATTTCATAATTTCATTGTTGTATCATTTTGTCTATATTAATTCCTATACATATTAATTTCATAATATTGTGTTTATGgaattaaatacaataaatagatTCTTCCATAGTACGTACTGTATCtgaaacttttatttattcatattttaggaTTTAGACGATATCTTTCATACTTTCTAACTTATGTTATCCATCATTAAGAATATGTATCAGCATTATGAGCAGAATGAACCCCAGAGCTCacatttctcactattctaattttccttttaataaaAATTGAAGGTtgctgagagaaagaaaataaaatcaaggtGGATCAACTTTGCCCCCTGGTGGCAAAATGTGTCATCTGCATCATTCGCCATCCTACAAGTGTAAGACATCGAGCTACAAACTGTACAATAAACCATGAATCGTTTTTGATGCATGATCTATTCCAACATGATCAGTAAAATGAACACCAGTGACGATTTTAAGTATTGGCTTGGTTTAttgcataaaataaaataaagtactAAATGGTCTAATCTATTACAAATATTCGTTTACAAAACAGgataaattatgaaaataaatatttctgtgcAGTTTGTCTGTATTGTCAATGCAGGCAGAGAAAAACTGAGATTTATATGCACATGTATGTCCATAAAAAAGACACGACACACTGTTATGAGATCATAATCTCATGCCAAGACAAATATCACGATGCAGAGGGCAGCACCAAACAAGCTGTCCTGTTCACACAAACTCCTTTATCTGAAGGTGATTCACTGACTTTGTATTCATACAAACAATCCACCATCGTGGGTCAGATGTATGATTCAATATGATTTGCAGCACAATGCACCTGTTCTTGGGCACTGAAACAGCTTTGTTCACATTGTCAATACTGTCTGCAAAACTTTCTCCTGaagattacataaaaaaaaacaaccttttttttaagaatacaatacaatacagagCAATACAAAGGTAGTAATCATGCATTAACAAAAAGAATCCACCCTTCAATTTTGGCTGCACTTCacttacaaaaatataaattgttTTGGATTTAACAAAATACTTCATGTTGTTAAAAAATACCACTTCAGAATCtcacaaaaatattttgttcTTTGAAAATCACAAGCCTTCACGTGTGCACAAGTTATTCTAGCTGTTTAAGTTTCCAGAAGCCTCTGCGGGAGGACAGGAGTTGAATAATATTAGTTAAACAGCTTGAGGCAGTTTTAAAGatcaacatttaaaacaatggTTTGTGGTGAAAGAGCTTTGGTGATCCTTGTCTTTTAGGTTAGTCTTTACCTTTGAAACACCCAACATACTTCCCTTTTATATTCTACACACAGAATTGattttcatttctgtcaaaTGAACTCTGACGAATAGACTAGATTTTAGGTCAGAATTAAAAACCCACAATCTGTCCCATAACTTCACCTGCTGTTACCTAAACCTAATTTCTACTTGTTATTTAATCATTACACTGCACCACATTCCCCTTTTAGAGCAAACTGATTCAGacacatcacacaaaaacaaaatacgCCTTATTTTGCTTTTGAGTCCATTATCCTGTTTGATTAAGGCTTTTTGcacagtttttacagtttcGATGATATCTAGCACAGAGTCTGAAATACTGAGCCTGCAATAATAAACCCTGAAGAGAAGTTCGAGACGTTCTGGGTGGGAAAGAaaatctgctgtgaaaacatcagCATTAAAAGCTGTACATTAGCGGATGAGGTTTTGAGAAAGGAATCGCAATTATCGTGTTCTAAAATGCTACGCAGTGTGCATTTAGCCAAAGGCTTTGAGAACCATTCACTTCATTTTGTgcaaaacatgtaaatgtttccTTGAATAGTCAGTCACGTTTCAAAACATCTTGAATTcacattctgtttttgttttttaactttggGTTTTGGCCAATATCAAAGTGTACCTATTCATTCAGCAATACATGAATGATATATTTTTCCCTTGGAAAATAACTGCATATTACATTGTTAGTTAACAAAATATATACAGGAATATATTAGACACATCTTGAACAATCACAGTGGCATGCTGGAGGTAAAACATAGCACACCCATAATACAAGGAAGTCTGTAGTGTTCTCTGAcgctttaaattaaaatgtcagtggACGAAGAGAATGAATCcattatgtatttaaaacacaTAAGGCTTTGTGTGAAATATCTTCTTTTAACACTTCTGTAACATTTTATGAATCAGCTTGTTGATTCATTGAGCATAGTAAGATTGGCTGAATAATACAAAAAGGAAGCTTTAATACTTGATGcgttaatcacagttaatgaATCCAGTGATTTATTGTTTCTAAACATGGTTTCATCATGGCCAGACTGCACCTATGAGATGCTATATTCATGTTTATAAAGGCAATACAATGCTTTATAGTGAGGTTTTCTGAGTTACTATAAAATCTACAAAATCTTCTCTTGAAAGAAGCCTGAAATGCATAATACTAATACGTACATGATCGCTTGTGCAAAGCCTGAGAAGGTGTTTGGAACATTGTAAAAGGTGTCTTGGATTAGATACTGTGTTATTTAAAAAGTCACCCTGTGTCATGTTAGTCTAATTTGTGACACCTTCTGTTCTTTGTTCTTTGAGTTGTAAACACGGCGTAGTGAAAACTAGACCAggaacagaaaaaggaaaagataaaTCCTCGCGATTGGCCAATGTGTGTCACCTACATCACCCCTGTCATGACAGCACCAGCAACCCGACTCACAGACGTGTCTTGTTTCCATGTTGTCTGGATACATCCTAAATAGAAGCGTTCGACCAGCAGAGCAGCGTCTAAGTCACCTTGATAGCAGACTTCTTGTGGATGCAGAGAAAGGAAACATAGGGCACACCGATGAAGGCCCATTTCTCGTTGGGCCAGAACATGATAACGGGTCCTCGCTCTGGTGCCTCAGTCGCGACGTCGAAGTAGGCGAAACAAACGCAACCCAAGTAGGAAGCCAGGCAAATGAGGATGTGCCTGTAAGAGCAAGAGGAGTCTGAATGCACCAAACTGTCTGAGAAATGGCTCATTAAATATATCCAGGCGTCCGCGGGTGCAGGATACTAACATTCAGTCTTCAGCAGTGAAATATGTCTTCTTTGTCTGTAATTTGagtttttaaaatctaattttcttaaaacaagCAACAGTCTCCCAGCAGAGTAAGAGTATTTCTACTAGTTTGCAATGCAAAtcaattttcacttttcactattttaaGGATTTTATGATGTTATTATATCCAAAAAGGACTCTTTTTGCAGCATTGCTGCATAACAATACAACTAATAATTGCACTTTTAAACCATCAATGATAaacttaacccttgtatggtgttcgggtctgtgggacccgtttttatttatttatttatttatttttttaatcaagagtaaaatgatacgattaattattttttcaaattcagactcattggccttggctcatattgatgaatctgagtttgaaaaaattattaatcgtataatttttcttttgataaagaacatgaaaacggatgaaatcaggtccacaaacccgaacaccatacaagggttaaaacAGTCCAAAGTGGCTCTTCACGGCTGTATTTGAGCTTACCAAGCACAGTGTAAGTAGGGAAAGTTGACAGATGACCACATTTCGCAGAATATCCTGTCACTGATCCAGCAGAGCAGCGCCAGTGCCCACCAGATCCCTGAAACCAGGCCCAACTTGAACACACGTGGGTTTTCACACCTGCAATGAACAAACAGAGCACTGAGAAATGTGAAAGCACGCACACAAACCTACAGATAACGTCTGACCTGTAATGTTAATTCTAATATGTAACCATTACCATCCTCATTATCATCATACAAgaacatacagtaaatacagcgcactggttttgtatttttccaccTCATTTTAAATATGCTTAGTCTTGTGTATGCAAACTTTTCATCTTTGATGGGAAAGTGAAAAGAATGAGAGAAgcaatttatgcagaaaaatTACATTAACTTTAAATGTACATCTAATTTATCATCTGTGCAAAACATTTTGCTATTTCCACCTGCccatttttcagatattttattcatctatttattttatgcaCAGTACTTGGCAGGGGAAACTAATTGTAAACACAGCATTATCACCTTTAAGGTGATAATGCTGTGGAGagcttgttagcaaacagttgcctatttacacatccagcagatactGAGCAATATTAGCATTCACTTGGAGCCATGTTTGTTTCCACCTGACAAATGTAAAGTGACCATTGTCCATTAAGCTCTGTCTTTGGTCTCCAATAACGTGCATAACTCATGTAAAACAAATGCTTAACACTCCACTATGTCtcctttaatataaaaatattaattatagtGGCTTTAAACTCTATCACATATTGTGCACTGATGATCATGACCATTTCATTGCTAACAATACATGACAGCATGACCTTATTGACCACCacagtgaaaataattattgttgttgtcattattattattattattactattatccATTATTATTAGTGGTGGTTCTGATGTTTCTAATGACTCTACTGGTTGTGTTTTCCACTGTAGTTAGGATGCTTTTATCTTTACAACTGAAATGACCATAGCAGGATGTTAAATTGTACGTTAGCACATTTACCTTTAGATAAGGGGATTatcttgtctttctttctgtgacCCAAGTACCAAGAATTCTGGTCTACCTCTCTGCACAAACATCTGCTAGAGGACACACCACTGACCTACAGAGACGTGTGCTAATCCAGAGCGCTGCTGATAAACTATTCTTAGTCTCGTCCTCCCTAGACACACCAGACacgctg from Pempheris klunzingeri isolate RE-2024b chromosome 3, fPemKlu1.hap1, whole genome shotgun sequence includes the following:
- the LOC139225249 gene encoding tetraspanin-5 — translated: MMSGKHFKAHEVSCCIKYFIFGFNIIFWFLGVAFLGIGLWAWSEKGVLSNISSITDLGGFDPVWLFLVVGGVMFILGFAGCIGALRENSFLLKFFSVFLGIIFFLELTAGVLAFVFKDWIKDQLNFFINNNIRAYRDDIDLQNLIDFTQEYWECCGAFGADDWNLNIYFNCTDSNPSREKCGVPFSCCTKDPAEDVINTQCGYDIRAKTDSEQRTFIYIKGCVPQFEKWLQDNLTVVAGIFIGIALLQIFGICLAQNLVSDIEAVRESCLFT